In Aspergillus fumigatus Af293 chromosome 4, whole genome shotgun sequence, one genomic interval encodes:
- a CDS encoding dynactin subunit 2 produces MSFNKKYAGLPDLDPAPDIYETPDLTDEASTLPTATIRTASDADDDAGSNSDIDRHGVDVDDARAHFLGATVDARDVNFSDSIALKRKSYRSKSRRRRRGPDGVEDVGDASDTEEESFERKLARLRREVEELKDEMASRKAKSESTEEPAQAVDDGVLELSRALDNLHGSSQNASGSHSAAAVLSRKLVSTSSQGIPGESKGADQPIATEDAVTLSSAGVLAHAAAFDGRLALIEAAMGISSSSNPFVSDGISEPALQPVLPALDHLTSRLSTLTNMLAGPTPASAVPTTGSAPPSTTFTTTHLEALSSRVRRLTADAEALASARKRAVDAAKAAQNARIATSTIEQASDMSVSSGSATEIDQAAAQRDEQATKIQALYATLPTIQSLHPILPSVLERLRSLRAIHAGAAQAADSLNELEKRHAGMTREIEQWREGLKVVEEKMGQSEAAMKSNIELVEPWVRDLEKRLARLGSRED; encoded by the exons ATGTCATTCAACAAGAAATATGCCGGTCTTCCTGACCTA GATCCAGCCCCCGATATCTATGAAACCCCAGATCTGACCGATGAGGCATCCACCCTTCCC ACTGCAACGATTCGCACGGCCTCCGACGCGGATGATGACGCTGGCTCAAATTCCGATATTGACCGACACGGagtcgatgtcgacgacgCGCGTGCTCATTTCCTGGGGGCTACTGTAGACGCTCGCGATGTCAATTTCTCCGATAGCATTGCCCTGAAACGAAAATCATACAGAAGCAAaagccgacgacgacgaagaggtCCTGATGGGGTAGAAGACGTGGGCGATGCCAGCGACACGGAGGAGGAAAGCTTCGAACGGAAACTGGCCCGCCTGCGCAGGGAAGTCGAGGAATTGAAGGATGAGATGGCCTCACGAAAAGCAAAGTCGGAATCCACCGAGGAGCCTGCCCAAGCGGTAGACGACGGTGTGCTGGAACTGAGCCGGGCGCTGGATAACCTTCATGGGTCTTCTCAAAATGCGTCAGGATCGCACTCCGCTGCCGCAGTACTGTCCCGGAAGCTTGTGTCCACATCTTCCCAAGGCATTCCAGGCGAATCCAAGGGAGCTGACCAGCCGATTGCGACAGAAGATGCAGTGACTCTGTCCTCCGCTGGCGTTCTGGCACATGCTGCAGCCTTTGACGGCCGGCTAGCATTAATTGAAGCCGCCATGGGcatctccagctcttccaatCCTTTTGTTTCTGACGGCATCTCCGAGCCGGCCCTTCAGCCCGTCCTTCCAGCCCTCGACCACCTCACGTCCCGACTATCCACACTTACGAATATGCTTGCCGGCCCCACTCCGGCATCAGCCGTACCGACTACTGGATCAGCTCCACCATCGACAACATTCACAACCACCCACCTCGAGGCCCTATCAAGCCGGGTACGAAGACTGACCGCGGATGCCGAGGCACTCGCTTCAGCGCGGAAACGTGCGGTTGACGCCGCCAAAGCCGCCCAGAACGCCCGTATCGCGACCTCCACGATCGAGCAGGCCTCCGACATGTCGGTGTCATCCGGGTCGGCCACAGAAATCGACCAAGCGGCTGCTCAGCGCGACGAGCAAGCCACGAAGATCCAAGCCCTCTACGCTACCCTCCCTACTATCCAGTCCCTTCATCCTATCCTACCCAGCGTGCTCGAGCGGTTACGTTCCCTCCGTGCCATCCACGCGGGGGCCGCGCAGGCAGCGGATTCACTCAATGAGCTCGAGAAGAGACATGCGGGGATGACGCGAGAGATTGAGCAATGGCGTGAAGGGCTGAAGgtggtcgaggagaagatgggacaGAGCGAGGCAGCAATGAAGAGTAACATCGAGTTAGTCGAGCCATGGGTCCGCGACTTGGAAAAGAGACTGGCCCGGCTGGGAAGCCGTGAGGATTGA
- the clxA gene encoding calnexin translates to MRFNAAITGALVSSATLMGQAHAEETEKKADATSLVEKPTFTPTTIEAPFLEQFTADWDSRWTPSHAKKEDSKSEEDWAYVGEWAVEEPTVLNGMVGDKGLVVKNVAAHHAISAKFPKKIDNKGKTLVVQYEVKPQNSLVCGGAYMKLLQENKKLHAEEFSNATPYVIMFGPDKCGATNKVHFIFRHKNPKTGEYEEKHMTAPPAARTTKLTTLYTLIVKPDQSFQILIDGEAVKNGTLLEDFAPPVNPEKEIDDPKDKKPADWVDEAKIPDPEAKKPDDWDEDAPYEIVDEEATMPEDWLEDEPTSIPDPEAEKPEDWDDEEDGDWIPPTVPNPKCNEVSGCGPWTPPMKKNPAYKGKWTAPLIDNPAYKGIWKPRKIPNPAYFEDKTPSNFEPMGAVGFEIWTMQNDILFDNIYIGHSIEDAEKLRKETFDLKHPVEVALEEASKPKLEEKAATPSVSFKEAPVTYVREKVDYFVGLAKQDPINAVKQVPEVAGGLGALLLTMILVIVGAVGASSPAPAAAAKKGKEAASAAKEKASEAVSSAADTAKGAATKRNTRSSAQ, encoded by the exons ATGCGTTTCAACGCAGCTATCACTGGCGCTCTCGTCTCTTCGGCCACTTTGATGGGCCAAGCTCATGCTGAGGAGactgagaagaaggctgacGCTACTTCGCTCGTTGAGAAGCCTACCTTCACC CCTACTACCATCGAAGCTCCCTTCCTCGAGCAATTTACCGCCGATTGGGACTCGAGATGGACCCCCTCTCacgccaagaaggaggactCCAAGTCGGAGGAGGATTGGGCCTACGTCGGTGAATGGGCTGTCGAGGAGCCTACCGTGCTCAACGGCATGGTTGGCGACAAGGGTCTGGTTGTCAAGAACGTCGCGGCTCACCATGCCATCTCTGCGAAGTTCCCCAAGAAGATCGACAACAAGGGCAAGACCTTGGTTGTTCAGTATGAGGTTAAGCCACAGA ACTCCCTTGTTTGCGGCGGTGCCTACATGAAGCTTTTgcaggagaacaagaagcttcACGCCGAGGAGTTTTCCAACGCGACTCCCTACGTGATCATGTTCGGTCCCGACAAGTGCGGTGCTACCAACAAG GTTCACTTCATTTTCCGTCACAAGAATCCCAAGACCGGCGAATACGAGGAGAAGCACATGACAGCGCCTCCTGCCGCTCGTACCACCAAGCTCACCACGTTGTACACTTTGATTGTCAAGCCCGATCAGTCCTTCCAGATTCTGATTGACGGTGAGGCTGTCAAGAACGGTACCCTGCTTGAGGACTTCGCCCCCCCTGTCAAcccggagaaggagatcgacgaccccaaggacaagaagcCCGCCGATTGGGTTGACGAAGCCAAGATTCCCGACCCGgaggccaagaagcctgATGACTGGGATGAAGACGCTCCTTATGAGATcgtggatgaggaggctACTATGCCCGAGGACTGGCTTGAGGACGAGCCCACCAGTATTCCTGATCCCGAGGCCGAGAAGCCCGAGGACTgggatgacgaggaggatggtGACTGGATTCCTCCTACTGTTCCTAACCCCAAGTGCAACGAAGTCTCCGGATGTGGCCCCTGGACTCCTCccatgaagaagaacccCGCCTACAAGGGCAAGTGGACCGCTCCTTTGATTGACAACCCCGCCTACAAGGGCATTTGGAAGCCTCGCAAGATCCCCAACCCCGCCTACTTCGAGGACAAGACTCCTTCTAACTTCGAGCCTATGGGCGCT GTTGGTTTCGAGATCTGGACCATGCAGAACGACATTCTTTTCGACAACATCTACATTGGTCACTCCATTGAAGATGCTGAGAAGCTCCGCAAGGAGACCTTTGATCTCAAGCACCCCGTGGAAGTTGCTCTGGAGGAAGCCTCCAAGCCCAAGcttgaggagaaggccgccaCTCCCAGCGTCAGCTTCAAGGAGGCCCCAGTGACATACGTTCGTGAAAAGGTTGACTACTTCGTGGGTTTGGCCAAGCAAGATCCCATCAACGCTGTCAAGCAAGTTCCTGAGGTCGCCGGTGGTCTGGGAGCTCTCCTTCTGACCATGATCCTCGTCATTGTGGGCGCTGTTGGAGCCAGCAGCCCTGCCCCTGCCGCCGCCGCTaagaagggcaaggaggCCGCCTCTgccgccaaggagaaggccagtGAAGCCGTCAGCTCTGCGGCCGACACTGCCAAGGGCGCAGCTACCAAGCGTAACACCCGGTCGTCTGCCCAGTAA
- a CDS encoding thioesterase family protein — translation MIAIQTLKRQRLTAIVSQVSSCYPRFFSTSPISQDAHASASKKPPSKPHSIDSRWLTMVKRRIGKCMMFGLKPPQVVEAGNILQRIARDWRELIAGSEGYLTDEQRRGLYRQRVAWGEMDSMVRHVNNVTYIRYAETARVYFIRNIAVHIDPAHRKEWMDLVSPKGVGVILRSLKIDYKFPMTYPDKVTVYHKLVHDPSAQQSQYAFDLQAIILSEARQRPAARVHEDIVVYDYKQNKKTTLPPFVEAQFQIIWDLQERARKHWQQQILDIETQVRKLEVESWDREDAVEDMGSARK, via the exons ATGATCGCAATCCAAACCCTCAAACGACAGCGCCTCACTGCGATCGTGTCTCAAGTCTCAAGCTGCTATCCCCGGTTCTTCTCCACATCGCCCATCTCCCAGGATGCTCACGCCTCGGCTTCGAAGAAACCCCCATCCAAGCCCCACTCCATTGACTCGCGATGGCTCACCATGGTCAAAAGACGAATTGGAAAATGTATGATGTTCGGTCTGAAGCCGCCACAAGTCGTGGAAGCAGGGAACATACTTCAGCGCATTGCGCGGGATTGGCGCGAGCTGATCGCCGGCAGTGAGGGCTATCTGACAGATGAACAGAGGAGGGGTTTATATCGGCAGAGGGTGGCTTGGGGAGAAATG GATAGCATGGTGA GACACGTCAATAACGTCACATACATCCGATACGCCGAGACCGCACGGGTATACTTTATTCGCAACATCGCCGTACATATAGACCCAGCACACAGGAAGGAATGGATGGATCTGGTTAGCCCGAAAGGAGTTGGGGTCATTCTCCGGAGTCTCAAAATAGACTACAAATTT CCCATGACGTACCCCGATAAAGTCACTGTCTACCATAAACTAGTCCACGACCCGTCAGCTCAGCAATCCCAATACGCGTTCGACCTCCAGGCTATAATTCTATCCGAAGCGCGTCAGCGACCTGCTGCCCGCGTGCACGAGGATATTGTCGTGTACGATTACAAACAGAACAAAAAGACTACCCTGCCTCCATTTGTCGAGGCGCAATTTCAGATCATCTGGGATCTCCAAGAGCGAGCCAGGAAACactggcagcagcagatccTTGACATTGAGACGCAAGTCCGCAAATTGGAGGTGGAAAGCTGGGACCGGGAGGATGCTGTCGAGGATATGGGTTCTGCGAGGAAATGA
- a CDS encoding CoA-acylating methylmalonate-semialdehyde dehydrogenase, which produces MAASRSFARSLPALRAASPRTAVATVSSARIAASSAARSLSTSSGSSSSVLSSQRTSAAMSTTSSSFVATRRLHATAQQLAPATTSAATTATEYPTDHTPIANPIDTTNFIDNEFVSSKATTWIDLHDPATNNLVTRVPQSTDEELRAAVASAEKAFPGWRATSIIARQQIMFKFVNLIRANWDRLAASITLEQGKTFADAKGDVLRGLQVAETACGITTQLTGEVLEVAKDMETRSYREPLGVVAAICPFNFPAMIPLWCIPIATITGNCIILKPSERDPGAAMILAELAREAGFPPGVINIVHGSAKTVDFILDEPAIKAISFVGSNRAGEYIYTRGSANGKRVQANLGAKNHAAVLPDCNKNQTLNAIVGAAFGAAGQRCMALSTVVMVGETKEWLPEMAERAKALNVNGGFEKGADLGPVISPESKKRIEDLIASAEQEGATILLDGRGYKPEKYPNGNFVGPTIITNVTPDMKCYKEEIFGPVLICLNVPTLDDAIELINKNEYGNGAAVFTCSGSTASRFQKDIEAGQVGINVPIPVPLPMFSFTGNKKSIAGGGANTFYGKPGLQFYTQQKTVTSLWRSEDAISTKAHVVMPTHS; this is translated from the exons ATGGCCGCCAGTCGGTCCTTTGCTCGCTCTCTCCCCGCTCTCCGCGCTGCTTCTCCCCGCACGGCCGTAGCCACCGTCTCATCCGCCAGGATAGCAGCTTCATCCGCAGCGCGGTCGCTGTCGACTTCCTCaggttcctcttcttcagtacTGTCTTCTCAGCGGACTTCTGCAGCAATGTCAACAACATCGTCGTCCTTTGTTGCTACCCGCAGACTACACGCCACGGCGCAACAGCTCGCCCCCGCAACCACTTCCGCGGCTACAACCGCCACCGAATACCCGACGGACCACACGCCGATCGCCAACCCCATTGATACCACCAATTTCATTGACAACGAGTTTGTGTCTTCAAAGGCAACCACATGGATTGACCTCCATGATCCCGCTACCAATAATCTCGTCACCCGCGTGCCTCAAAGCACCGATGAGGAGCTACGTGCCGCCGTTGCCTCCGCGGAAAAGGCGTTCCCTGGCTGGCGGGCAACCAGCATTATCGCCAGGCAGCAGATCATGTTCAAGTTTGTCAACCTCATCCGTGCCAACTGGGACCGTCTCGCAGCGTCCATCACCCTCGAGCAGGGCAAGACCTTTGCTGATGCCAAGGGTGACGTCCTTCGCGGTTTGCAAGTTGCAGAGACCGCTTGTGGCATCACCACCCAATTGACCGGTGAGGTCCTCGAAGTGGCCAAGGATATGGAGACTAGAAGCTACAGGGAGCCCCTGGGAGTCGTTGCGGCTATTTGCCCTTTCA ACTTCCCCGCAATGATCCCTCTTTGGTGCATTCCTATCGCTACGATTACCGGTAACTGCATCATCCTGAAGCCTTCGGAGCGGGACCCCGGAGCTGCCATGATACTAGCGGAGCTGGCCCGGGAGGCCGGCTTTCCTCCGGGTGTGATCAACATCGTCCACGGCTCTGCCAAGACCGTTGACTTCATCCTCGACGAGCCAGCCATTAAAGCTATCAGCTTTGTTGGTAGCAACCGTGCAGGTGAATACATCTACACCCGGGGCTCTGCCAATGGTAAGCGTGTCCAGGCCAACCTGGGTGCGAAGAACCATGCTGCGGTGCTGCCCGACTGCAACAAGAACCAGACCCTGAACGCCATCGTCGGTGCTGCCTTCGGCGCCGCTGGACAACGGTGCATGGCCCTGAGCACAGTTGTCATGGTTGGAGAAACCAAAGAATGGCTTCCCGAGATGGCGGAGCGAGCCAAGGCTCTCAACGTCAACGGCGGTTTCGAAAAGGGTGCCGATCTCGGCCCTGTCATCAGCCCCgagagcaagaagcgcaTCGAAGACTTGATCGCCAGTGCTGAACAGGAGGGTGCCACCATCCTTCTGGATGGCAGGGGCTATAAGCCTGAGAAGTATCCCAACGGCAACTTT GTCGGCCCAACTATCATCACCAACGTGACGCCTGACATGAAATGCTACAAGGAGGAAATCTTCGGCCCTGTCCTCATCTGCCTCAACGTCCCCACGCTGGACGACGCCATTGAACTCATCAACAAGAACGAGTATGGTAACGGAGCCGCCGTCTTCACTTGCTCCGGCTCGACCGCCTCGCGCTTCCAGAAGGACATTGAGGCCGGCCAGGTCGGCATCAATGTCCCCATCCCCGTCCCCCTACCCATGTTCTCCTTCACCGGCAACAAGAAGAGTATTGCCGGTGGCGGTGCCAACACCTTTTACGGCAAGCCCGGCCTGCAATTCTACACCCAGCAGAAGACCGTGACCAGCCTGTGGCGTAGTGAAGATGCCATTAGCACCAAGGCCCACGTTGTGATGCCCACGCATTCTTGA
- a CDS encoding flavin reductase family protein has product MKLSYSLSVLLARNIKVEQQSIIALPNRLSNFPVRIGAPQQPWPRRQYGTSAPASQAGSDSKKQASACPALSLTDQVRLLMRRVPYPVAIITATDPQGPIEKAFRGMTVSSFNTVTLHPLPVISFNVRRPSETLTALQSSGRFLVHLLAPTLATAALARDFSRGNHNLALLSGKGDFEFAQHVSADASVTRPLPILRRRAISQTNTEEESVEDFPFVFECQLNPQCVEVYDHTIVVGTVVQALLRHLPQSEAETSVSSGSTKDLCLTYANTKFWGMGHEI; this is encoded by the exons ATGAAGCTGTCATATTCACTATCCGTACTGTTGGCCAGAAATATCAAAGTCG AGCAACAATCTATAATAGCTCTACCTAACCGACTGTCCAATTTCCCTGTCCGGATCGGAGCACCTCAGCAACCATGGCCTCGCAGACAATACGGGACTTCGGCTCCAGCTTCGCAAGCTGGCAGTGATTCCAAGAAGCAGGCATCAGCCTGCCCCGCGCTTTCGTTGACCGACCAAGTCCGCCTGCTCATGCGCCGTGTTCCCTACCCCGTCGCCATCATCACAGCCACAGATCCGCAGGGCCCCATCGAGAAAGCTTTCCGCGGCATGaccgtctcctccttcaacacGGTTACCCTCCATCCCTTGCCCGTCATCTCGTTCAACGTACGCCGCCCATCAGAGACCTTAACTGCCCTCCAGTCGTCAGGCCGGTTCCTCGTCCATCTCCTAGCCCCCACCCTAGCAACCGCAGCCCTGGCCCGGGATTTCTCCAGGGGAAACCACAATCTGGCACTCCTAAGCGGAAAGGGAGACTTTGAATTCGCGCAGCATGTTTCTGCTGACGCGTCCGTTACAAGACCGCTCCCCATCCTGCGACGGAGAGCCATCAGCCAGACAAacaccgaggaggagagcgtCGAGGACTTCCCGTTTGTGTTTGAGTGCCAACTCAATCCACAGTGTGTGGAAGTCTACGACCACACCATCGTTGTTGGGACCGTCGTGCAGGCGCTCTTGAGGCATCTCCCTCAATCAGAGGCGGAGACATCAGTATCGTCCGGTTCTACAAAGGATTTATGCCTGACATATGCCAATACCAAATTCTGGGGAATGGGTCATGAAATATAA
- a CDS encoding sorting nexin 1 — protein sequence MCPRSQVMVHKERKLKKSATKLEAVDDTVDPLGPLGDKPTDSLAPVNEQAPIPPQKEPFAGRGARPTSSTSRTSSAGGLGDSVHLEEDGAGFRGPPPVQPPVDADGTKRQSQPSISIEEAAKPTFEITVGDPHKVGDLTSSHIVYQVRTKTTSKAYRQPEFTVSRRYRDFLWLYNSMHNNNPGVVVPPPPEKQAVGRFDTNFVESRRAALERMLNKIAAHPILQHDADLKIFLESESFNMDVKNKENREPDLGQNKGMFSSFGISVGGGGKFVEHDDWFHDRKIYMDALENQLKALLKAIDVVVAQRKGLAEAAGDFSSSLHALASVELSPALSSPLDGLSELQLRIKELYERQAQQDVLTLGITIDEYLRIIGSVKTAFSQRQKAFHSWHAAESELQKRKHTQEKLLRQGKTQQDRLNQANADVADAERKVHQARLLFDDMGRLMRNELQRFEKEKVEDFKSGVETFLESAVEAQKELIELWETFLLQLDAGEEGIPFFVPPPVAANAPAQQATDEASGTAPVAAEETA from the exons ATGTGCCCTCGCAGTCAAGTCATGGTACACAAAGAgcggaagctgaagaagtcG GCCACTAAGCTGGAGGCCGTGGATGACACCGTAGATCCGCTGGGTCCGCTCGGAGACAAGCCCACCGACAGTCTCGCTCCCGTCAACGAGCAAGCACCAATACCGCCCCAGAAGGAGCCTTTTGCAGGTCGCGGTGCTCGTCCGACATCATCTACATCGCGAACATCTAGTGCTGGTGGGTTGGGAGACTCGGTACatctggaagaggatggtgCAGGATTTAGGGGACCGCCCCCTGTACAGCCTCCGGTAGATGCGGACGGGACGAAGAGGCAATCTCAACCCAGTATCAGCATTGAAGAGGCTGCGAAGCCGACATTCGAAATCACCGTGGGTGATCCGCACAAGGTGGGGGATTTGACAAGTAGCCACATCGTCTACCAGGTTCGAACGAAG ACAACATCAAAGGCGTACCGACAACCAGAGTTTACCGTCAGTCGCAGATACCGCGATTTCTTATGGCTCTACAATTCCATGCACAACAACAATCCCGGGGTTGTTGTGCCTCCTCCGCCTGAAAAGCAAGCTGTTGGCCGTTTCGACACGAACTTTGTCGAGTCTAGAAGGGCTGCACTTGAGCGCATGCTCAACAAGATTGCGGCACATCCTATCCTCCAGCATGATGCTGATCTGAAGATATTCCTGGAAAGTGAATCATTTAATATGGAtgtcaagaacaaggagaatAGGGAACCGGATCTAGGCCAAAACAAGGGAATGTTCAGCTCCTTTGGAATTAGCGTAGGTGGAGGTGGAAAGTTCGTAGAACACGATGAT TGGTTCCACGATAGGAAGATATATATGGACGCGCTAGAGAATCAGCTCAAAGCTTTGCTGAAGGCGATTGATGTCGTGGTCGCGCAGCGCAAGGGATTGGCAGAAGCGGCTGGCGATTTTTCGTCTTCACTTCATGCTTTGGCATCTGTCGAGTTGTCTCCCGCCCTTTCCAGTCCATTGGACGGACTTTCAGAATTGCAGTTGCGCATCAAGGAACTTTATGAGCGCCAAGCACAGCAGGATGTTCTGACACTAGGAATCACCATCGATGAATACCTACGCATTATTGGGAGCGTCAAGACAGCTTTCTCTCAGCGACAAAAAGCCTTCCATAGCTGGCACGCGGCCGAGTCAGAGCTGCAGAAACGGAAGCATAcccaggagaagctgcttaGACAAGGAAAGACGCAGCAGGATCGCCTCAATCAAGCCAACGCCGATGTGGCCGACGCGGAAAGAAAAGTGCACCAGGCCAGGCTGCTATTCGACGACATGGGCCGTTTGATGCGTAATGAATTGCAGAGAtttgagaaagaaaaagtGGAGGATTTCAAGTCTGGCGTCGAGACATTCCTGGAAAGTGCAGTGGAAGCGCAGAAGGAG TTGATCGAGCTGTGGGAGACGTTCCTTTTGCAGTTGGATGCTGGTGAAGAGGGTATCCCCTTCTTTGTGCCTCCTCCTGTTGCAGCCAATGCTCCTGCGCAACAGGCTACAGACGAAGCCAGCGGTACAGCCCCAGTAGCTGCGGAGGAGACGGCGTAG
- a CDS encoding mitochondrial 54S ribosomal protein bL31m, whose translation MSIHIPLRRSAVTTARVQTSTTYICSQCRHATLLRRPKRPYTFTQLITLSDGSTFTHRTTSPTPVYRSTRDTRNSLLWNPSSSKLMNVEEDEAGRLAAFRAKFGRSWDANTPAEGDTDTEVAAKGKEAADAHAAAAAEAALAEEEDDNLLDLISSFGQEMEQEPPKKKK comes from the coding sequence ATGTCAATCCACATCCCCCTCCGCCGCAGCGCGGTCACTACCGCCCGAGTCCAGACATCCACCACCTATATCTGCTCCCAATGTCGACATGCCACACTCCTCCGGCGCCCCAAGCGCCCCTACACCTTCACGCAGCTCATCACCCTCTCTGACGGCAGCACTTTCACACACCGCACGACGTCGCCGACACCCGTCTACCGCTCGACTCGAGACACGCGCAATTCGCTGCTCTGGAACCCCTCGTCCAGCAAGCTGATGAacgtcgaggaggacgaagccGGTCGTCTCGCTGCATTTAGAGCCAAGTTTGGTCGGAGCTGGGATGCGAATACGCCTGCTGAAGGGGACACAGATACCGAGGTCGCCGCTAAGGGCAAGGAGGCGGCTGAtgctcatgcagcagcagctgctgaGGCCGCgctggccgaggaggaagacgacaatTTGCTTGACCTGATAAGTTCGTTTGGACAGGAGATGGAGCAGGAAcctccgaagaagaagaaatag
- the mde1 gene encoding methylthioribulose 1-phosphate dehydratase MDE1: MAQEIEKTNNDHLVQSSDPEHPANLIPELCRKFYNWGWVTGTGGGTSIRRGDHIFIAPSGVQKELIQPHNIFVLEFPTPKYPPSDRKYIRKPLELKPSACTPLFLTAFERGAGCCIHTHSQWAVLVTLLVEREKGPDACFEISNIEQIKGIPRGKGKGMLGFFDTLRIPIIENTAFEEDLTESLEKAMDQYPDTYAVLVRRHGIYVWGDDVAKAKTQCESLDYLFQLAVEMHKLGLPWVK; encoded by the exons ATGGCTCAAGAAATTGAAAAAACCAACAATGACCATCTGGTCCAGTCCTCTGACCCAGAGCACCCCGCAAACCTGATTCCTGAGCTCTGCCGCAAATTCTACAATTGGGGTTGGGTCACTGGTACTGGTGGTGGA ACTTCGATCCGTCGCGGCGACCATATTTTCATTGCACCTTCAGGAGTCCAAAAGGAATTGATTCAACCGCACAATATCTTTGTCCTGGAGTTCCCTACTCCCAAATACCCTCCTTCCGACCGCAAGTACATCCGCAAGCCCCTTGAGCTGAAGCCGTCCGCATGCACTCCACTGTTCCTTACTGCTTTCGAGCGTGGTGCTGGCTGCTGCATTCACACGCACTCCCAGTGGGCCGTGTTGGTGACACTCCTGGTCGAGCGCGAGAAGGGTCCAGACGCTTGCTTCGAAATCAGCAACATTGAGCAGATCAAGGGTATCCCTCGAGGCAAGGGGAAGGGCATGCTGGGCTTCTTCGACACACTTAGGATTCCTATCATTGAGAACACTGCATTCGAGGAGGATCTCACCGAAAGCTTGGAGAAGGCCATGGACCAGTACCCGGACACCTACGCTGTCCTGGTGAGGAGACACGGAAT TTATGTCTGGGGTGATGACGTTGCCAAAGCCAAGACACAGTGCGAGAGCTTGGATTATCTCTTCCAGCTGGCTGTTGAAATGCACAAGCTTGGCCTTCCATGGGTCAAATGA